In Azotosporobacter soli, one DNA window encodes the following:
- a CDS encoding exodeoxyribonuclease III → MRLISWNVNGLRACLGKGFADFFTGIDADIVCLQETKMQEGQAKIDFPGYRQYWNSAVKKGYSGTAIFTRLEPLSVRYDLGQSEHDQEGRVICLEFESFFLVTVYTPNSQRELARLDYRLQWEDDFRAYLQELDRQKPVILCGDINVAHQEIDLKNPKTNRRNAGFTDEERGKMSELLAAGFTDTFRHLYPEQEDAYTWWSYMMKARERNIGWRIDYFLISDRLRSELKDAKIYPDVMGSDHCPVGLEIF, encoded by the coding sequence ATGCGATTGATTTCCTGGAACGTAAACGGTCTTAGGGCCTGTCTGGGCAAAGGCTTTGCCGATTTTTTCACTGGCATTGACGCCGATATCGTCTGCCTGCAGGAAACGAAGATGCAGGAAGGCCAGGCCAAAATCGATTTTCCCGGCTACCGCCAGTATTGGAACAGCGCGGTAAAGAAAGGTTATTCCGGCACCGCGATCTTCACCCGGTTGGAACCCTTGTCGGTGCGCTACGATTTGGGGCAGAGCGAACACGATCAGGAAGGGCGCGTCATCTGCCTTGAGTTCGAGTCGTTTTTTCTGGTCACGGTCTACACGCCGAATTCGCAGCGCGAGTTGGCGCGGCTCGATTATCGGCTGCAATGGGAAGACGACTTTCGCGCTTACCTGCAGGAACTGGATCGGCAAAAACCGGTCATTCTCTGCGGCGACATCAATGTGGCACATCAGGAGATCGACCTGAAAAATCCGAAGACCAATCGTCGCAACGCCGGTTTCACCGACGAGGAACGCGGCAAGATGAGCGAACTTTTGGCTGCGGGCTTTACCGATACGTTCCGCCATTTGTATCCGGAGCAGGAAGACGCCTACACCTGGTGGTCATATATGATGAAGGCGCGCGAACGCAATATCGGTTGGCGGATCGACTACTTCCTGATTTCCGACCGCCTGCGCAGCGAGTTGAAGGACGCTAAAATTTATCCCGACGTAATGGGCAGCGATCACTGCCCGGTCGGCCTGGAAATTTTCTAG
- a CDS encoding HD domain-containing phosphohydrolase, with the protein MMYETKPCKPFRRELLTLLLLMIVAILLLVEGSNAFVFYQLNSQYQSSEAANVRSTVQQTLAFQDQAYLLYEQQLEERMKKAMDLFQQAYLRNGKNPLRIDLQRIQRNAGLDIDLFVLDNEGRVIYTTFSPDLNQLVIRPDSSLAKSLQHARENDEYLVDRSSVSLYDGVKKFSYQSTPDDKYFLEIGIALSQHQDALGVIDFDAAIEQLISEHDILASVRVYDRAGSDFTAAKGTGQYRLSGEKLAALQSAVHTEKPQQLSEGALTYEYLPLPRQKDYLTGKVVEIVYDTGKWQLRWQKYLLLHGAIALAAIFGGILCSFWLTNRIAQPILRLSHSVRRIASGNFNEPVSIAGENEISRLAEDIDGMRQKLVAMIGYLKDSNDQLAQGYDLTIRAFFKTLEVRESRTASHSLRVNQIAMDIGRQLQLSEEQLLKLEWGTLLHDIGKLAIEDAILLKSGPLTVEEYESMKEHPRIGYEVLQDAAYLRDALEVSLFHHENYDGTGYPHRLKGEDIPLLARICAVADAFEAMTADRPYRQGIPLEEAVEELKRCSGAQFDPLVLDAFFALPLEEYRIPKDPA; encoded by the coding sequence ATGATGTATGAAACAAAACCGTGTAAACCTTTTCGACGCGAACTCCTCACCTTGCTCTTACTGATGATCGTCGCAATCCTGCTGCTCGTCGAAGGCAGCAACGCGTTTGTTTTTTATCAATTGAACTCGCAGTACCAAAGCAGCGAAGCCGCCAATGTCCGCAGCACGGTGCAGCAGACGCTGGCTTTTCAGGATCAGGCCTATCTGCTTTATGAGCAGCAGCTGGAAGAACGGATGAAAAAAGCGATGGATCTTTTCCAGCAGGCGTATCTGCGCAACGGAAAGAACCCGTTGCGAATCGATCTGCAGCGCATCCAGCGCAATGCCGGACTGGACATCGATCTTTTCGTCCTCGACAACGAGGGCCGCGTCATCTACACCACGTTTTCGCCGGATCTGAACCAGCTCGTGATACGACCGGATTCGAGTCTGGCAAAATCGCTGCAGCACGCGCGGGAAAACGACGAGTACCTGGTCGATCGCTCTTCGGTCAGTCTTTATGACGGCGTTAAGAAATTCTCTTACCAAAGCACGCCTGACGACAAATACTTTTTGGAGATCGGCATCGCGCTCTCGCAGCACCAGGATGCGCTTGGCGTCATCGACTTCGATGCCGCGATCGAGCAGCTGATCTCCGAGCATGACATCCTGGCCTCTGTCCGGGTGTACGACCGGGCCGGCTCCGATTTCACCGCGGCTAAGGGAACGGGACAGTATCGCCTGAGCGGCGAAAAACTGGCCGCCCTGCAATCCGCCGTTCATACCGAAAAGCCGCAGCAGCTGAGCGAAGGCGCTTTGACTTATGAGTATCTGCCACTGCCGCGCCAGAAGGACTATTTGACCGGCAAAGTGGTCGAGATCGTCTATGACACCGGCAAATGGCAGCTGCGTTGGCAAAAGTACCTTTTGCTGCATGGCGCGATCGCGCTTGCCGCGATTTTCGGCGGCATTCTTTGCAGCTTTTGGCTGACGAACCGAATCGCGCAGCCGATTTTGCGCCTCTCTCATAGCGTACGCCGCATCGCATCCGGCAACTTCAACGAGCCGGTTTCTATCGCAGGCGAGAATGAGATCAGCCGTTTGGCAGAGGATATCGACGGCATGCGGCAGAAGTTGGTCGCGATGATCGGTTATCTGAAGGATTCAAACGATCAGCTTGCGCAAGGCTACGACCTGACGATCCGCGCCTTTTTTAAGACGCTCGAAGTCCGCGAAAGCCGCACCGCATCGCATTCGCTGCGCGTAAACCAGATCGCGATGGATATCGGACGGCAGCTACAACTGAGCGAAGAACAATTGTTGAAACTGGAATGGGGTACACTGCTCCACGATATCGGCAAGCTGGCGATTGAAGATGCAATTTTATTAAAATCGGGGCCGCTGACCGTTGAGGAATACGAGTCAATGAAGGAACACCCGCGCATCGGCTATGAAGTGCTGCAGGATGCCGCCTATCTGCGCGACGCGCTGGAGGTCTCGCTCTTTCATCATGAAAATTATGACGGTACCGGCTATCCGCACCGTCTCAAAGGCGAGGACATACCACTCCTGGCGCGAATTTGCGCCGTAGCCGACGCGTTTGAAGCGATGACCGCTGATCGCCCTTACCGCCAGGGAATTCCACTGGAAGAGGCAGTGGAGGAACTGAAACGCTGTTCCGGCGCACAGTTCGACCCGTTGGTGCTCGATGCGTTTTTTGCACTGCCCTTGGAAGAATATCGGATACCAAAAGACCCGGCCTAA
- a CDS encoding Bax inhibitor-1/YccA family protein, with the protein MRNSNPIFKSDTFTRSGYQVGQETMTVSGTINKAMSLLFLLVASSLSTFLYLAMTGKFETVAIFAGVGIVATLILGMVACFKPQTCHVTAPLYAVFEGFALGSITMILSMKYGGIAFQAVMLTFGVAAAMFGCYRFGLIRATEKFKSFVAAATMGVFLVIMANLLLGMFGINLPFRSGGIIGIVFSLVVIGVAALNLILDFDRIEDGARQGLPAQMEWFAAFGLMVTMVWLYWEILRLLMILRGSDD; encoded by the coding sequence ATGAGAAATTCAAATCCGATTTTTAAGAGCGATACGTTTACTCGCTCAGGGTATCAGGTCGGCCAGGAAACGATGACAGTCAGCGGTACGATCAACAAGGCGATGAGCCTGCTCTTCTTACTGGTTGCGTCTTCCCTGTCCACCTTCTTGTATCTGGCAATGACGGGTAAGTTCGAAACCGTTGCGATCTTTGCCGGCGTCGGCATCGTTGCGACGCTGATTCTCGGCATGGTCGCCTGCTTCAAACCGCAAACCTGTCATGTAACGGCGCCGCTGTATGCGGTGTTCGAAGGCTTTGCTCTCGGCTCCATCACGATGATCCTGTCGATGAAATACGGCGGCATCGCATTTCAAGCGGTGATGCTGACGTTTGGCGTCGCAGCGGCGATGTTCGGCTGCTATCGCTTCGGACTGATCCGTGCGACGGAAAAATTCAAGTCGTTCGTGGCGGCGGCTACGATGGGCGTTTTTCTGGTGATCATGGCCAATCTGCTGCTCGGCATGTTCGGCATTAACCTGCCGTTTCGCAGCGGCGGCATCATTGGCATCGTGTTTAGCCTGGTCGTGATCGGCGTCGCGGCGTTGAACCTGATCCTCGACTTCGACCGGATCGAAGACGGAGCGCGTCAAGGCTTACCGGCGCAGATGGAATGGTTCGCGGCTTTCGGCCTGATGGTCACGATGGTCTGGCTGTACTGGGAAATCCTACGTCTTTTGATGATTCTGCGCGGCAGCGATGACTGA
- the xdh gene encoding selenium-dependent xanthine dehydrogenase — MFMFTVNGKDCACESDANLLDYLRDELRLTSVKSGCAEGACGTCMVLLDGKAVRACLYSLAKLNGKRIVTVEGLSKREQEVYAWAFAAAGAVQCGFCIPGMVISAKGLIDLEPEPTPEQVKKAIHGNICRCTGYVKIEEAILAAAKLLREALPVPENGTGYRVGDRMPRLDARAKVLGIGQYVDDMQLPNMLHGAVLRAPMPRAFIKTIDASEAKKQPGVAVVLTAKDVPGERFQGHIIHDWPAMIAEGEETRYVGDAVVLVAAKTRRQAKAALAFIKVDYEEREPLTTPQAALAEDAPKLHPKGNLLAKTVLSRGDTAAAFAAAAHVVQYTFRTPPTEHAFLEPESALAVPESDGTMTVYTGTQSIYDDHEGIVGVLGVPEERVKVVSKLVGGGFGGKEDLSVQHHAALLAWHAGVPVKVTLDRQESIRVHPKRHGMEMKYEVACDAKGHLTAVKAHLLADSGAYASLGGPVLQRACTHAAGPYKIANVDVVGLGVYTNNPPGGAFRGFGVTQSCFAMECCLNMLAEKVGITPWQIRFQNAVAPGDVLPNGQIADPGTGIIDTLLAVKEICDSRPDAGIACAMKNAGIGVGLSDVGRVNIRIENGKAVIYTSAACMGQGIATTMLQIVAETTKLPTDCIEVAMPDTSRTPDGGTSTASRQTVFNGEASRLAALDLKKDLDETPLAELEGRQYYREYSGVTDPMNSDKPNPVSHVAYGYAVQVVLLDAEGKVERVIAAHDVGRAINPTNIEGQIEGGVVMGLGYALTEDYPLQKGEPTAKFGTLGLFRSSQVPRIESVLVEKNPDKLAYGAKGVGEIVTVPTAPAVAGAYFRRDGIFRTELPLSGTPYSRKK; from the coding sequence ATGTTTATGTTTACGGTCAATGGAAAAGACTGTGCATGCGAATCCGACGCGAATCTGCTCGACTATCTGCGTGACGAGCTGCGATTAACCTCGGTGAAAAGCGGCTGTGCGGAAGGCGCCTGCGGCACCTGTATGGTGCTGCTTGACGGAAAGGCCGTCCGCGCCTGCCTCTATAGCCTCGCGAAGCTGAACGGCAAGCGGATCGTGACGGTCGAAGGATTGTCGAAACGTGAGCAGGAGGTCTATGCCTGGGCGTTTGCCGCTGCCGGAGCGGTGCAGTGCGGCTTTTGCATTCCCGGCATGGTAATCAGCGCCAAAGGGTTAATCGATCTGGAGCCGGAACCGACGCCCGAACAAGTAAAAAAAGCGATTCACGGCAATATCTGCCGTTGCACCGGTTATGTAAAAATTGAAGAAGCGATTTTAGCGGCGGCAAAACTACTGCGTGAAGCTTTGCCGGTACCGGAAAACGGTACCGGTTATCGCGTCGGCGACCGGATGCCGCGTCTTGACGCGCGGGCCAAGGTACTTGGCATCGGACAATATGTCGACGACATGCAGTTGCCGAATATGCTGCATGGCGCTGTACTGCGCGCGCCAATGCCAAGGGCTTTTATCAAAACGATTGATGCCAGCGAAGCAAAAAAACAGCCGGGCGTCGCGGTTGTACTGACGGCCAAAGATGTGCCGGGCGAACGCTTTCAGGGACATATCATTCATGACTGGCCGGCGATGATTGCGGAAGGCGAGGAAACCCGCTACGTCGGCGACGCGGTGGTGCTTGTTGCGGCCAAAACGCGCCGCCAGGCCAAAGCGGCGCTGGCATTCATAAAAGTGGACTATGAAGAACGCGAGCCGCTTACAACGCCGCAGGCGGCGCTTGCCGAGGATGCACCGAAGCTGCACCCGAAAGGGAATCTGCTCGCCAAAACGGTACTCAGTCGCGGCGATACGGCAGCCGCGTTTGCTGCGGCTGCACATGTCGTCCAATACACGTTCCGTACGCCGCCGACCGAACACGCTTTTCTCGAACCGGAAAGCGCGCTTGCGGTGCCGGAAAGCGATGGTACGATGACCGTTTATACCGGAACGCAAAGCATATACGACGATCACGAAGGCATTGTCGGCGTACTTGGCGTGCCGGAAGAACGGGTGAAGGTCGTTAGCAAGCTTGTCGGCGGAGGCTTCGGCGGCAAGGAAGACTTGTCGGTGCAGCATCATGCGGCGCTGCTGGCCTGGCATGCGGGCGTGCCGGTGAAAGTGACGCTCGACCGCCAGGAAAGCATCCGCGTGCATCCGAAACGGCACGGCATGGAAATGAAGTATGAAGTGGCCTGCGATGCTAAAGGCCATCTTACTGCGGTAAAGGCGCACTTGCTGGCCGACAGCGGCGCGTATGCATCATTAGGCGGGCCGGTTCTGCAGCGCGCCTGTACGCATGCGGCCGGACCCTACAAGATTGCCAACGTCGATGTGGTCGGTCTTGGCGTATATACAAATAACCCGCCGGGTGGCGCGTTTCGGGGCTTTGGCGTGACGCAATCCTGCTTCGCGATGGAATGTTGCCTGAACATGCTGGCGGAAAAAGTCGGCATTACGCCTTGGCAGATTCGCTTTCAAAACGCAGTTGCACCGGGCGATGTGCTGCCGAACGGCCAGATTGCCGATCCGGGAACCGGCATTATCGATACGCTGCTGGCCGTGAAAGAGATTTGCGACAGCCGACCCGATGCGGGCATTGCCTGCGCGATGAAAAACGCAGGCATCGGCGTCGGTTTGTCCGACGTCGGTCGCGTCAACATCCGGATCGAAAACGGCAAAGCCGTGATCTATACCAGCGCCGCCTGCATGGGGCAGGGCATAGCGACGACGATGCTGCAAATCGTGGCCGAGACGACAAAGCTGCCGACCGACTGCATTGAAGTGGCTATGCCAGACACCTCGCGGACCCCGGATGGTGGAACATCGACCGCATCACGCCAGACGGTATTTAATGGAGAAGCATCCCGTCTGGCCGCGCTTGATTTAAAGAAAGATCTGGACGAGACGCCGCTGGCAGAGCTGGAGGGACGGCAATATTACCGGGAATATTCCGGCGTGACGGACCCGATGAATTCCGACAAGCCAAACCCCGTCAGCCATGTCGCCTATGGCTACGCGGTGCAGGTCGTACTGCTCGATGCGGAGGGGAAAGTCGAACGCGTCATTGCCGCGCACGACGTCGGCAGAGCGATTAACCCGACCAATATAGAGGGACAGATCGAGGGCGGCGTCGTGATGGGACTCGGCTATGCGCTGACGGAAGACTACCCGCTGCAAAAGGGTGAGCCGACGGCTAAGTTCGGCACGCTCGGTCTCTTTCGCTCCAGCCAGGTACCGAGGATCGAAAGCGTTTTGGTCGAAAAGAACCCGGATAAGCTGGCTTACGGTGCGAAAGGCGTCGGTGAAATCGTCACGGTACCGACCGCGCCGGCTGTGGCCGGTGCGTACTTCCGGCGCGATGGAATTTTTCGCACCGAACTGCCGCTTTCCGGCACGCCGTACAGTCGTAAGAAATAG
- the arcC gene encoding carbamate kinase — MNKLAVVAIGGNSLIRDNDHQSVEDQFSAVCETARHITGMIQQGYDVIITHGNGPQVGFILRRSEIASEKAGMHRVPLVSCGADTQGAIGYQIQQAMDNEFKRRGVEKSAMTIVTQVIVDQKDPAFVTPTKPIGTFYSEEQMEAIRKDNPDWVMVSDAGRGYRRVVASPKPQTIVEKDVISKLVRDGYCLIAVGGGGIPVVQEEDGTLKGVDAVIDKDFASSLLATQIEADTLVISTGVPVVYLNYGKPDEKALNKVSLAELKQYAAEKHFAPGSMLPKVEAVIQFLENGGKHAIITNPESLEEAVAGKTGTHVYP; from the coding sequence ATGAACAAGCTGGCGGTAGTTGCCATAGGCGGAAATTCCCTGATCCGTGACAACGATCACCAGTCCGTGGAGGACCAGTTTTCTGCCGTGTGTGAGACGGCCCGACATATCACCGGGATGATTCAACAGGGATACGACGTCATCATCACGCACGGCAATGGTCCCCAAGTGGGCTTCATCCTGCGGCGGTCCGAGATTGCCAGCGAGAAGGCAGGCATGCATCGCGTGCCGCTCGTCAGCTGCGGCGCCGATACGCAAGGCGCGATCGGTTACCAGATCCAACAGGCCATGGATAATGAGTTTAAGCGGCGCGGCGTCGAGAAGTCAGCGATGACGATCGTAACGCAGGTTATCGTCGATCAGAAAGATCCGGCATTCGTTACGCCGACCAAGCCGATCGGTACGTTTTACAGCGAAGAGCAGATGGAAGCGATCCGTAAAGACAATCCCGACTGGGTCATGGTTAGCGACGCCGGTCGCGGCTACCGCCGCGTCGTCGCATCGCCGAAACCGCAGACGATCGTCGAAAAAGACGTGATCAGCAAACTGGTCAGAGACGGCTATTGCCTGATCGCGGTCGGCGGCGGCGGTATCCCGGTCGTGCAGGAAGAGGACGGTACGCTGAAAGGCGTCGATGCGGTCATCGACAAGGATTTTGCCTCCAGTCTTTTGGCGACGCAGATCGAAGCCGACACGCTCGTCATCTCGACCGGCGTTCCGGTGGTCTACCTGAACTACGGCAAGCCGGATGAAAAAGCGTTGAACAAAGTGAGCTTAGCCGAACTCAAGCAATATGCGGCAGAAAAACACTTTGCCCCCGGCAGCATGCTGCCGAAGGTCGAAGCGGTGATTCAGTTCCTAGAAAACGGCGGCAAACACGCGATCATCACCAATCCGGAATCGCTCGAAGAAGCCGTTGCCGGAAAGACCGGCACCCACGTTTACCCCTAA
- a CDS encoding ornithine carbamoyltransferase yields MQSVFRGRHFIDLEEFTKEEVDTMLEVSLDLKKKFAMGVPTPYLLHQSMFMMFFEQSTRTRNSMEAGFAQLGGHAGFLDSSSMQIAHGESAKDTATILSRFGHGIACRYCNWGYGNKYLTEMAKHSTVPIMNLQCDLYHPMQALADLMTMKEKIGDLKRTKVSIIWAYAESHKKPISVPVSQVLLFPRYGMDVVLAHPKGWELPDWVIAKAKANAEKYGGTVTVTDNEAEAYAGAHIVIPKNWGNWVNDQTGLQAAGAVAVVDDKLKAQKSWKCTEAKMATADKNVMYMHALPADRNNEVEDSVIDGPHSVVYDEAENRLHTAKAVMTLLMGGR; encoded by the coding sequence ATGCAAAGCGTTTTCAGAGGCAGACATTTCATCGATTTGGAAGAGTTCACAAAAGAAGAAGTCGACACGATGCTCGAAGTCTCGCTCGATTTGAAGAAAAAATTCGCGATGGGCGTACCTACGCCGTATCTCTTGCATCAATCGATGTTCATGATGTTCTTTGAACAATCGACGCGCACGCGCAACTCGATGGAAGCCGGTTTCGCACAGCTTGGCGGCCATGCGGGCTTCTTGGATTCGAGCAGCATGCAGATCGCGCACGGCGAAAGCGCCAAGGATACCGCGACGATCCTGTCCCGCTTCGGTCATGGCATCGCCTGCCGTTATTGCAACTGGGGCTACGGCAACAAATATCTGACCGAAATGGCCAAACATTCGACCGTGCCGATCATGAATCTGCAGTGCGATCTCTATCATCCGATGCAGGCGCTGGCGGATCTGATGACGATGAAGGAAAAAATCGGCGATTTGAAACGCACCAAGGTGTCCATCATCTGGGCCTATGCAGAAAGCCATAAAAAACCGATTTCCGTACCGGTTTCCCAGGTTCTTCTCTTCCCCCGCTACGGCATGGACGTTGTGCTGGCGCATCCGAAAGGCTGGGAACTGCCGGATTGGGTCATCGCCAAAGCGAAGGCCAACGCGGAAAAATACGGCGGTACCGTTACCGTCACCGATAATGAAGCCGAAGCCTATGCTGGTGCGCATATCGTCATCCCGAAAAACTGGGGCAACTGGGTTAACGATCAGACCGGTCTGCAGGCCGCTGGCGCAGTCGCTGTCGTCGATGACAAGCTGAAAGCGCAAAAATCATGGAAATGCACCGAAGCCAAAATGGCGACTGCGGACAAGAATGTCATGTACATGCATGCACTGCCGGCTGACCGCAACAACGAAGTGGAAGACTCCGTGATCGATGGTCCGCATTCCGTCGTATATGATGAAGCCGAAAATCGTCTGCATACCGCAAAAGCGGTTATGACTCTGTTAATGGGCGGTAGATAA
- a CDS encoding YgeY family selenium metabolism-linked hydrolase has protein sequence MEFAKIVEQAKKYQPEMTRFLRDMLAIPSESCQEEKVVLRIKQEMEKVGFDEVKIDPMGNVLGRIGHGPHVIAMDAHIDTVGVGNMANWEFDPYKGFEDDEVIGGRGASDQEGGMASMVYAGKIIKDLGLEGEYTLWVVGSVQEEDCDGLCWQYIINEDKLVPEFVVITEPTDGKIYRGQRGRMEIQVKTQGVSCHGSAPERGDNAIYKMAPILEELRALHENLLDHPFLGKGTLTVSEIFHTSPSRCAVADSCWISIDRRLTAGETWEYAIQQIKNLPSVKAAKAEVTMYQYDRPAYTGLVYPTECYFPTWLIEDGHPVCGTLEEAYAELFKKKPEVDKWTFSTNGVSIMGRYGIPCIGFGPGHEDQAHAPNEKTWKKELVDCAAMYAAIPLLYVKKYADKMPKNTQNLV, from the coding sequence ATGGAATTTGCTAAAATCGTCGAACAGGCAAAGAAGTATCAACCGGAAATGACCCGATTCTTGCGCGACATGCTGGCGATCCCGAGCGAAAGCTGTCAGGAAGAGAAGGTCGTCCTGCGCATCAAGCAGGAGATGGAAAAAGTCGGCTTTGACGAAGTCAAGATCGATCCAATGGGCAATGTGCTGGGACGTATCGGCCATGGCCCGCATGTGATTGCGATGGACGCGCATATCGACACCGTCGGCGTCGGCAACATGGCGAACTGGGAATTCGATCCGTACAAAGGCTTTGAAGATGACGAAGTGATCGGCGGGCGCGGCGCGAGCGACCAGGAAGGCGGCATGGCCTCGATGGTCTACGCCGGAAAGATCATCAAGGATCTCGGCCTCGAAGGCGAGTATACGCTCTGGGTAGTCGGCTCCGTGCAGGAAGAAGACTGCGACGGCTTGTGTTGGCAGTACATCATCAATGAAGATAAACTGGTGCCGGAATTCGTCGTGATCACCGAACCGACCGACGGCAAGATCTATCGCGGTCAACGGGGACGGATGGAAATCCAGGTCAAGACGCAAGGCGTCAGCTGCCACGGCAGCGCGCCGGAGCGCGGCGACAATGCCATCTATAAAATGGCTCCGATTCTCGAAGAGTTACGGGCGCTGCACGAAAATCTGCTCGATCATCCGTTCCTGGGCAAAGGCACGCTGACCGTATCGGAAATCTTCCATACTTCGCCGTCGCGCTGCGCAGTGGCAGACAGCTGCTGGATCTCGATCGACCGCCGTCTGACGGCTGGCGAGACTTGGGAATATGCGATCCAACAGATCAAAAATCTGCCGTCCGTCAAAGCGGCCAAAGCAGAAGTAACGATGTATCAATACGATCGTCCTGCTTACACCGGCCTCGTCTATCCGACCGAATGCTACTTCCCGACCTGGCTGATCGAAGACGGCCATCCGGTCTGCGGTACGCTGGAAGAAGCGTATGCGGAGCTGTTCAAGAAAAAACCGGAAGTCGACAAGTGGACGTTCTCGACGAACGGCGTTTCGATCATGGGCCGCTACGGTATCCCTTGCATCGGCTTCGGCCCTGGTCATGAAGATCAGGCGCATGCGCCAAACGAAAAGACCTGGAAAAAAGAACTGGTCGACTGCGCCGCGATGTATGCCGCTATTCCATTGCTCTATGTAAAAAAATATGCGGACAAAATGCCGAAAAACACACAGAACCTGGTCTAA